In the genome of Falsirhodobacter halotolerans, the window TCTCCGATCTGGAGGTTGAGAATGTCGAAGTTGCGGGCCACATGTGGCATTTCAAATACCGTCTGGCCGACGGCGCGACCTATGACTACGTCGAAAAGGACGAGGACGGGAACGTCACCCTGCGCGAGACGCGGGACTATATCTCCATCGCCACCACGCGGCCCGAAACGATGCTGGGCGATGGTGCCGTGGCGGTCCATCCCTCGGACGAACGCTATGCGCCGATCGTGGGCAAGATGGTGCATCTGCCGCTGTGCGACCGCCTGATCCCGATCATCACCGACGAATACCCGGACAAGAATTTCGGCTCGGGCGCGGTGAAGATCACCGGCGCGCATGACTTCAACGACTATCAGGTGGCCAAGCGCGCGAACCTGCCGATGTATCGCCTGATGGACACCCGCGGTCACATGCGGGACGACGGCGCACCCTATGACGAGGCTGTGGCCCGTGCGCGCGACATCGCCGCCGGGTCCCCCACGAACGAGACGGAGGTGGATGCCCTGAACCTCGTCCCCGCCAAATATCGCGGGATGGACCGGTTCGAGGCGCGCAAGGCCGTGGTGGCCGACATCACCGCCGCCGGTCTGGCTGTCACCGAACTGGTGAAATCCATCGACGAGGAGACCGTATCCGAACATCTGACCCGGGTGCCGGTGGTGGAGAACAAGCCGATCATGCAACCCTTCGGCGATCGGTCGAAGGTGGTGATCGAGCCGATGCTGACCGACCAGTGGTTCGTCGCGACCGACCGGATCGTCGGTCCCGCGCTGGACGCGGTGCGCAATGGCGACACCCAGATTCTGCCCGAACGCGACGCCAAGGTCTATTTCCACTGGCTGGAGAATATCGAGCCGTGGTGCATTTCGCGCCAACTGTGGTGGGGCCACCAGATCCCGGTCTGGTATGGACCGCGCAAGGTGCCGCAATCCGAAGAGGGCACCGCCCCCTTCGACTGGTCCGAAACCATGGCCTTCTGCGCCGCGACCGAGGATGAGGCCCGCGCCCAGATGCGCGATTATTACGGCGAATACGCGCTGGTCCCCGCCGCCAGCCGAGAGGCGGCGATGGGCGACGGCGCGGAACAGGCGCCCGACGTCAACGCCGTCAGCTACTGGCGCGATCCGGACGTGCTGGACACGTGGTTCTCTTCCGGTCTCTGGCCCATCGGCACGCTGGGCTGGCCGGAACAGACGCCGGAACTGCAGAAGTATTTCCCAACCAACGTTCTGGTCACGGGCTTCGACATCATCTTCTTCTGGGTCGCCCGGATGATGATGATGCAACTGGCCGTGGTGGATCAGGTGCCGTTCAAGACGGTCTATGTCCACGCGCTGGTGCGGGACGAAAAGGGCAAGAAGATGTCCAAATCCCTGGGCAATGTTCTCGACCCGTTGGAACTGATCGACGAATACGGCGCGGATGCGGTACGGTTCACCGTCACGGCGATGGCGGCGATGGGGCGCGATCTGAAGCTGTCCACCGCCCGGATCGCGGGATATCGGAACTTCGGCACCAAACTCTGGAACGCGTGCCGGTTTGCCGAAATGAACGGCGTGTGGGATGGGCACGCGACCCGCGCGAAGCCAGAGGCCACCGCCACGGTCAACCGCTGGATCATCGCCGAAACCTCGGCCGTTCTGGCGGAGGTGAACGCGGCGCTGGAAGGGTATCGCTTCGATCAGGCGGCGAATGCGCTCTATGCCTTCGTCTGGGGCAAGGTGTGCGACTGGTATGTCGAATTCGCCAAACCCCTGTTCGATGGGGAACATGCGGCCGAAACCCGGGCGACCATGGCTTGGGTGCTGGACCAGTCGATGATCCTTCTGCACCCGATCATGCCCTTCATCACCGAGGAGCTGTGGTCCACCACGGGCACCCGCGCAAAGCCGCTGGTTCACACCGACTGGCCCGAAATCGACGCGACGGACGCCGAAGCGACGCGGGAAATGACCTGGGTGATCTCGGTCATCGAGGGGATCCGTTCGGCTCGCGCGCAGGTGCGTGTGCCGGTGGGCATGAAGCTGGACGCGCAGGCCATCGGCATGGACGCCACCGCGCGCGCCGCGTGGGACCGCAACGCGGCCCTGATCCAGCGCCTGGCGCGGGTGGAAACGCTGACCGAGGCCGAAGCCATCCCCCCCGCCGCGATCACCGTGGCGGTGGAGGGGGCGACCTTCGCCATCCCGCTGGAAGGCGTGATCGACATCGCCGCCGAAAAGGCACGGTTGGAAAAGACGCTCCAGAAGCTGGAAAAGGACATGGGCGGTCTGAAGGGGCGGTTGAACAACCCAAAATTCATCGCCTCCGCCCCGCCCGAGGTGATCGAAGAATCGCGCGAACTGCTGGCCGGGCAGGAGGGGGAGGCCGCAAAACTCTCCACCGCGCTGCGGCAGTTGGGCTGACCCGTGCCGCGCTTTACCCCCCTTGTGGCCGGACTGCCCTCCACCGTGCCCTTCGTCGGGCCGGAAACGCAGGAGCGTCAGCGCGGGCAGCCCTTCGCCGCCCGTCTGGGCGCGAATGAAAGCGTGTTCGGCCCGTCGCCCCGGGCCATCGCGGCCATGGTCGCGGCGGCGCAGGACGTTTGGAAATATGGCGACCCCGAAAGCCACGATCTGCGTCAGGCCTTGGCCGCACATCACGGCATCGGCGCCGGGCACATCGTTATAGGTGAGGGGATCGACGGACTTCTGGGCACGCTGGTCCGCCTGCTGATCGCTGAGGGCGATACGGTCGTGACCTCGGACGGGGCCTATCCCACCTTCAATTTCCACGTCGCGGGAGTCGGAGGTGTGCTGCACAAGGTGCCCTATCGGGGAGATCACGAGGATCCGATGGCATTGGTGCAGGCGGTGCGGGACACGAACGCCAAGCTTGTCTATCTCGCGAACCCCGACAACCCGATGGGCAGCCACCACCCAGCCGCGGTGATCGAGGAGATGGTCGCCGCCTTGCCCGATGATACGCTTCTGGTGCTGGACGAGGCTTATGTGGAACTGGCCCCGGACGGCACCGCGCCCGACCTGCCAATCGACGATCCGCGCGTGATTCGGATGCGGACCTTTTCCAAGGCGCATGGCATGGCCGGGGCCCGGGTGGGCTATGCCATGGGCGCGGCGGACCTGATCGCGGCGTTCAACAAGCTGCGCAACCATTTCGGCGTGTCGCGCATCGCGCAGGCGGGGGCGATCGCCGCGCTGGCGGATGGCGTATGGCTGGACGACGTCCGGGCGCGGGTTGCGGCGGGGCGGACCCGTCTGGCCCGCATCGCAACAAAGAACGGTCTGACGCCCCTGCCCTCGGCCACCAATTTCGTGACGATGGATTGCGGCGCCGATGGGGCATTGGCGCGGCGCGTGGTGGCGGAACTGGGCGCGCGGGGCGTGTTCGTGCGGATGCCCTTCGTGCCCCCGCACGACCGTTGCATCCGCGTCAGCGTGGGGACAGAGGCCGACCTTGATCTCTTTGCGGCGGCCCTGCCCTTGGCATTGACCGCCGCCCGGACTTAGGCGGCGGGGCCAAGCGGGCGGGCCGTGTTGGCGGCGGGCGTTGGGACGGCCACGTCCGTCGCCGATCCTTCCGCCGCGCCCACGCGCACCGTGTCGTCGCGCAGCGGGCGGCGGAAGACCAGCATATGCTGCGTCACGGTGGTGCGGCGGGTCCAGCCCGAACGCTCCTCGCACGGCAGGGTCTCGGCGCGGACGTAATCCCATCCGTCGCGGCCCATCTTGTTCATCACCGTCGTCAGCGCCAAGGCGAACCGATCGGCAGAGGTGCGGACGCCGCGCGCCTTCTCACCCTTCATCGGGGCCGGGATCACCTGATATTCATAGCGCGTCATGTCTCGCTCCATTGAGTGTTGCGGGGCGACATAGCGCCGCCCCCCCCGCGCGTCAAAGCGCGACGCGGCGGGCCTCTTCGCGCAGCGACGACAGTTCCTCTGCCACAAGGAAGGCCAGTTCCAGCGCCTGGCTGGCGTTCAGGCGCGGGTCGCAGGCGGTGTGATACCGATCGGACAGGTTTTCATCCGTCACGTCACGCAGACCGCCGGTGCATTCGGTGACATCCTGACCCGTCATTTCAAAATGCACCCCGCCCGGAACCGTGCCCTCGGCGCGGTGGATGGCGAAGAATTCCCGCACCTCGCGCAGCACGCTGTCGAAGGGGCGCGTCTTGTAGCCCGAGGAGGACTTGATCGTGTTGCCGTGCATCGGATCGCAGGACCAGACGACGTTCGCCCCCTCTTCCTGCACCGCCTTGATCAGACGCGGCAGATGGTCGCCCACCTGCCCCGCGCCGAAGCGGGCGATCAGCGTCAGGCGACCGGCCTCGTTCTCGGGGTTCAGCTTGGCCATCAGGACCTTCAGATCCTCGGCCGTGGTGGAGGGGCCGCATTTCAGCCCGATCGGGTTCAGCACACCGCGGCAGAATTCGACATGCGCGCCGTCCGGCTGGCGCGTGCGGTCGCCGATCCAGATCATGTGCCCCGATCCCGCCACCGGCTGGCCGGAGATGGAATCCGTCCGGCACAGCGCCTGTTCGTATTCCAGCAGCAGCGCCTCGTGGCTGGTATAGAATTCGACGGTGGAGAGGGTATGCGCCGTTTCGCCGTTCACGCCCGCCGCCGTCATGAAATCCAGCGCGTCGGAAATGCGATTCGACAATTCGCGATACCGTTCGGCCTTGTCATGTTCGGCAAAGCCCAGCGTCCAGGCGTGCACGCGGTGGATATCGGCAAACCCGCCGGTCGAGAATGCGCGCAGCAGGTTCAGCGTGGCGGCGGCCTGGGTATAGGCCTGAAGCATTCGTTGCGGATCGGGGATCCGCGCGTCGGGCGTGAAGTCGAACCCGTTGATGATGTCACCGCGATAGGAGGGCAGCTCCTGCCCGCCCACGGTTTCCATGCCGGACGAACGCGGCTTGGCGAATTGGCCCGCCATGCGCCCCACCTTCACCACCGGCACCTTCGCGCCATAGGTCAGCACGACCGCCATCTGCAACATCACGCGGAACGTGTCGCGGATGTTGTCGGCGCCAAATTCGGCGAAGCTTTCGGCACAATCCCCGCCCTGCAGCAGGAAGGCCTTCCCCGCCGCCACATCGGCCAGCTGGCTGCGCAGACGCCGCGCCTCGCCCGCGAAAACCAACGGGGGATATTTCGCAAGCTGGGTTTCGACCGCGTTCAACGCGGCGGTGTCGGGATAATCCGGCATCTGGATGCGCGGCTTGGCGCGCCAGTCGGATTTGGTCCAGCCTTGGGTCATGACGTCATCTCCACCAGTCGTGGGGTTCATAGTCGGAATTCGACGCAAATGCCAACCCTCCGTTGACGCGGCCCGCCGCTTCGGGCAAGCGATGCGGATGCTGCGCATTTCAGACATCTCGTATTCCGTCGAAGGTCGTCCTCTGTTCGAGAACGCCTCCGCCACCATTCCCACCGGTCACAAGGTCGGTCTTGTCGGGCGCAACGGCGCGGGCAAGACGACGCTGTTCCGCATCATCAAGGGCGAATTGGCGCTGGAAGGGGGCGAATTCAGCCTGCCCGCCCGCGCCCGCATCGGCGGTGTCGCGCAAGAGGTGCCGTCGTCGTCCACGTCGCTGCTGGATACGGTTCTGGCCGCCGACACCGAACGGGCCGAGTTGTTGGCGGAATCCGAAACGGCGACCGATCCTGCCCGGATCGCGGAAATTCAGACCCGCCTTACGGACATCGACGCCTGGTCGGCCGAAGGGCGGGCCTCGGCCATCCTGCGAGGCCTTGGCTTTGATGCCGAGGCGCAGTTGCGCCCCTGCTCGGACTTTTCGGGCGGGTGGCGGATGCGGGTCGCGCTGGCGGGCGTGTTGTTCGCACAGCCCGATCTGCTGCTGCTGGACGAACCGACGAACTATCTCGATCTGGAAGGCGCGTTGTGGCTGGAGAGCTATCTTCAGAAATATCCGCATACCGTCCTGATCATTTCGCACGACCGTGGCCTGTTGAACCGCGCCGTGCAGGGCATCCTGCATCTGGACAGCAAAAAGCTGACCTATTGGACCGGCCCCTACGACCAGTTCGCCCGCCAGATGGCCGAACGCCGTGCCGTTCTGGTGGCCGAGGCGAAGAAGCAGGACGCCCGTCGCGCCCATCTGCAATCCTTCGTCGATCGCTTCAAGGCCAAGGCGTCCAAGGCCGTGCAGGCCCAGTCCCGCGTGAAGATGCTGGAAAAGATGGAGACGATCACCCCACCGGAGGAGGCCCGCAAGCAGGTCTTCACTTTCCCCGAGCCGGAGGAACTGTCCCCCCCGATCATCAACATCGACAACGCCTCGGTCGGGTATGACGGCAAGCCGGTGCTGCGCAAGCTGAACCTGCGGATCGATCAGGATGACCGGATCGCCCTTCTGGGCCGCAACGGCGAGGGGAAATCCACGCTGTCCAAGCTGCTGGCGGGAAAGCTGCCCAGCCTTGACGGGCAGATCACCCGGTCGTCCAAGCTGCGGATCGGATATTTCGCCCAGCATCAGGTGGATGAACTGTTCATCGACGAAACCCCGCTGCAGCATCTGCAACGGATGCGCCCGACGGAAGGCCAGCCGCGCCTGCGCGCTCGTCTGGCGGGGTTCGGTCTGACGGTGGATCAGGCGGATACCGCCGTGGGCCGCCTGTCCGGCGGGCAGAAGGCGCGGCTGTCGCTGTTGCTGGCGACGCTCGATGCCCCGCATCTGCTGATCCTGGACGAACCGACCAACCACCTTGACATGGAGAGCCGCGAGGCGTTGACCGAGGCGCTGAACAGCTACTCCGGCGCGGTGATTCTGGTCAGTCACGACATGCATCTTCTGTCGCTGGTGGCCGACCGGCTGTGGCTGGTGAAGGACGGGGCGGTCACGCCCTATGATCAGGATCTGGAGGCGTATCGCCGTCTTCTGCTGCAGGGGGACGAGCCGCAAAAGCCGAAACCCGAAAAGAAGAAGGTCAGCCGCGACGACCTGCAAACCCTGCGCGCCGAGGTTCGCAAATGCGAGGAACGGGTCGGAAAGCTGTCCGACATGCGCGACAAGCTGGCGGTGAAACTTTCGGACAGCGCCCTTTATGAACGCCCGGACGAGGCCGCCGTCTGGCAGAAGAAATATGCCGAGGTGATGGAGGGCCTGGACCGCGCGGAAGATCTGTGGCTGCGGGCGCAATCCAAGCTGGAGGCGGCGGGCTGACGCCTGACAAGGGGGACGGATGGACGGGTTCGACATCGGGCGTCTGGGATATCTGATCCTGCTTCTGGGGCTGGTCGGCGGCTGGCTGTTCGTCGAATATCGGGGCCGGCTGGGCGCGGCCCTGCGCCCCATCGTGGCGTGGGGGCTGATCATTCTTGCGGTTGCGGCGGGATATGGCGTCTGGACCGACATGGGGCCGAGCTTGTCACCCCGCCAGCAGATGTCGGGCGATGCGGTGGAACTGCCCCGCGCGCCGGACGGGCATTACTATCTGACGCTGTCCGTGGACGGGACGAATCTGCGCTTTCTGGTCGATACCGGTGCCTCGGGCATCGTGCTGAGTGCCGACGACGCCCGCCGCATCGGCTTTGATCCGGGGGCGTTGTCCTATCTTGGCGTCGCCTCGACCGCCAATGGCGAGGTGCGGACGGCCCGCGTGGTTCTAGACCGGGTCGATCTTGGAACGATCACCGACCGGGATGTGCCCGCCTTCGTGAATGAGGGCGAACTGGGCACATCCCTTCTCGGCATGAGCTATCTGAATCGCTTCCATCTGGAAATCGCGGGCGACCGGATGATCCTGCGGCGTTAAAGTCCGCTGAACGCCTGCGGAAAAAGGATACGCCCCGTCGCGGGCATGTCCTGTGGGCCATGCACCAGAAACGCGGGCCCAGCGTAGGCGCAGACATATCCCGCCGCCCGCTCCGCCGAAAACCCGAACCGCCCATAATAGGCCGGATCGCCCAGAACGAAAACTGCCGCCCCCTCAGCGGCAGACAGGGCCGCGCGCACAAGATCCGCGCCGATACCTTGGCCCTGCCACATCGGTGCCACGGCGATCGGCGCAAGGGCCAAGGCGGGAAAGGGCGCCTCCAGCCGTGCGAGCAAAGCCGCGCCCGTGATCTCGCCCCCATGTTCGGCCACACGCTCTGCCGCCACCGCCCCTTCGCTCCGCAGATGGCGCATCAGCGCGCCTTCGTCCGGACGCCCGAACGCCGCATCCATCAGCGCGCCCACCATTGCCGCATCCCCGGCGCGGAACGGTCGGACCGTCACCCCGCGTCCGGTTGCCGTTCGGCCTTCTTCTCCCACCGTCCGCCCTCCTCCGACCAGTATTGCGCGGCATGACCTGCGGCGACGACGGTGCGCCACTGATCCCGCGCATGGGCCACGGCCGCATCGTCCAGCCCGTCGAACAGGATCCAGACCCGCTGGCGTCCCGCAACCTCGGCCGGGTCGAGCGTCGCGCCATCCACCAGCATCAGCCCCTCGGCCGGGCCGGAAGCGGTCAGCCCCAGAAGCACGGGATGCGCCGCATCATGCGCCCCCCCTTCGAT includes:
- a CDS encoding DUF4177 domain-containing protein, whose translation is MTRYEYQVIPAPMKGEKARGVRTSADRFALALTTVMNKMGRDGWDYVRAETLPCEERSGWTRRTTVTQHMLVFRRPLRDDTVRVGAAEGSATDVAVPTPAANTARPLGPAA
- a CDS encoding class II 3-deoxy-7-phosphoheptulonate synthase, with product MTQGWTKSDWRAKPRIQMPDYPDTAALNAVETQLAKYPPLVFAGEARRLRSQLADVAAGKAFLLQGGDCAESFAEFGADNIRDTFRVMLQMAVVLTYGAKVPVVKVGRMAGQFAKPRSSGMETVGGQELPSYRGDIINGFDFTPDARIPDPQRMLQAYTQAAATLNLLRAFSTGGFADIHRVHAWTLGFAEHDKAERYRELSNRISDALDFMTAAGVNGETAHTLSTVEFYTSHEALLLEYEQALCRTDSISGQPVAGSGHMIWIGDRTRQPDGAHVEFCRGVLNPIGLKCGPSTTAEDLKVLMAKLNPENEAGRLTLIARFGAGQVGDHLPRLIKAVQEEGANVVWSCDPMHGNTIKSSSGYKTRPFDSVLREVREFFAIHRAEGTVPGGVHFEMTGQDVTECTGGLRDVTDENLSDRYHTACDPRLNASQALELAFLVAEELSSLREEARRVAL
- a CDS encoding GNAT family N-acetyltransferase, which encodes MTVRPFRAGDAAMVGALMDAAFGRPDEGALMRHLRSEGAVAAERVAEHGGEITGAALLARLEAPFPALALAPIAVAPMWQGQGIGADLVRAALSAAEGAAVFVLGDPAYYGRFGFSAERAAGYVCAYAGPAFLVHGPQDMPATGRILFPQAFSGL
- a CDS encoding retropepsin-like aspartic protease family protein, which produces MDGFDIGRLGYLILLLGLVGGWLFVEYRGRLGAALRPIVAWGLIILAVAAGYGVWTDMGPSLSPRQQMSGDAVELPRAPDGHYYLTLSVDGTNLRFLVDTGASGIVLSADDARRIGFDPGALSYLGVASTANGEVRTARVVLDRVDLGTITDRDVPAFVNEGELGTSLLGMSYLNRFHLEIAGDRMILRR
- a CDS encoding DNA polymerase III subunit chi; translated protein: MFYHLTQSGAEETAHTLLSRAHGAGWRVLVRGTDAARLDALDRALWTLRDDSFLPHGIEGGAHDAAHPVLLGLTASGPAEGLMLVDGATLDPAEVAGRQRVWILFDGLDDAAVAHARDQWRTVVAAGHAAQYWSEEGGRWEKKAERQPDAG
- a CDS encoding valine--tRNA ligase → MPMEKTFNAAQSEARIAAMWEEMGAFRAGANAQRDETFCIMIPPPNVTGSLHMGHAFNNTLQDILVRWHRMRGFDTLWQPGTDHAGIATQMVVERQLAQSGLPTRRDMGREAFLDKVWEWKDKSGGTIVGQLKRLGASCDWDREAFTMSGNFPEAVTKVFVEMYRKGLIYRGKRLVNWDPHFETAISDLEVENVEVAGHMWHFKYRLADGATYDYVEKDEDGNVTLRETRDYISIATTRPETMLGDGAVAVHPSDERYAPIVGKMVHLPLCDRLIPIITDEYPDKNFGSGAVKITGAHDFNDYQVAKRANLPMYRLMDTRGHMRDDGAPYDEAVARARDIAAGSPTNETEVDALNLVPAKYRGMDRFEARKAVVADITAAGLAVTELVKSIDEETVSEHLTRVPVVENKPIMQPFGDRSKVVIEPMLTDQWFVATDRIVGPALDAVRNGDTQILPERDAKVYFHWLENIEPWCISRQLWWGHQIPVWYGPRKVPQSEEGTAPFDWSETMAFCAATEDEARAQMRDYYGEYALVPAASREAAMGDGAEQAPDVNAVSYWRDPDVLDTWFSSGLWPIGTLGWPEQTPELQKYFPTNVLVTGFDIIFFWVARMMMMQLAVVDQVPFKTVYVHALVRDEKGKKMSKSLGNVLDPLELIDEYGADAVRFTVTAMAAMGRDLKLSTARIAGYRNFGTKLWNACRFAEMNGVWDGHATRAKPEATATVNRWIIAETSAVLAEVNAALEGYRFDQAANALYAFVWGKVCDWYVEFAKPLFDGEHAAETRATMAWVLDQSMILLHPIMPFITEELWSTTGTRAKPLVHTDWPEIDATDAEATREMTWVISVIEGIRSARAQVRVPVGMKLDAQAIGMDATARAAWDRNAALIQRLARVETLTEAEAIPPAAITVAVEGATFAIPLEGVIDIAAEKARLEKTLQKLEKDMGGLKGRLNNPKFIASAPPEVIEESRELLAGQEGEAAKLSTALRQLG
- a CDS encoding pyridoxal phosphate-dependent aminotransferase, which encodes MPRFTPLVAGLPSTVPFVGPETQERQRGQPFAARLGANESVFGPSPRAIAAMVAAAQDVWKYGDPESHDLRQALAAHHGIGAGHIVIGEGIDGLLGTLVRLLIAEGDTVVTSDGAYPTFNFHVAGVGGVLHKVPYRGDHEDPMALVQAVRDTNAKLVYLANPDNPMGSHHPAAVIEEMVAALPDDTLLVLDEAYVELAPDGTAPDLPIDDPRVIRMRTFSKAHGMAGARVGYAMGAADLIAAFNKLRNHFGVSRIAQAGAIAALADGVWLDDVRARVAAGRTRLARIATKNGLTPLPSATNFVTMDCGADGALARRVVAELGARGVFVRMPFVPPHDRCIRVSVGTEADLDLFAAALPLALTAART
- a CDS encoding ABC-F family ATP-binding cassette domain-containing protein — protein: MLRISDISYSVEGRPLFENASATIPTGHKVGLVGRNGAGKTTLFRIIKGELALEGGEFSLPARARIGGVAQEVPSSSTSLLDTVLAADTERAELLAESETATDPARIAEIQTRLTDIDAWSAEGRASAILRGLGFDAEAQLRPCSDFSGGWRMRVALAGVLFAQPDLLLLDEPTNYLDLEGALWLESYLQKYPHTVLIISHDRGLLNRAVQGILHLDSKKLTYWTGPYDQFARQMAERRAVLVAEAKKQDARRAHLQSFVDRFKAKASKAVQAQSRVKMLEKMETITPPEEARKQVFTFPEPEELSPPIINIDNASVGYDGKPVLRKLNLRIDQDDRIALLGRNGEGKSTLSKLLAGKLPSLDGQITRSSKLRIGYFAQHQVDELFIDETPLQHLQRMRPTEGQPRLRARLAGFGLTVDQADTAVGRLSGGQKARLSLLLATLDAPHLLILDEPTNHLDMESREALTEALNSYSGAVILVSHDMHLLSLVADRLWLVKDGAVTPYDQDLEAYRRLLLQGDEPQKPKPEKKKVSRDDLQTLRAEVRKCEERVGKLSDMRDKLAVKLSDSALYERPDEAAVWQKKYAEVMEGLDRAEDLWLRAQSKLEAAG